The DNA segment AAACAACAAGCTTATGTATTTAGAACAAAGAATTCCTGAAACGGGGACTGAAGAGAAATTCATGTTTGCTATTGGGGATTTATCACAAATTCTCCCTTTATTTTTTAACCACCccttatatttaaaaaaatccaacaaatattatattttaaataaaaacacacATTTTTTCCCTAAAAATTGttgttatattaaaaaattgtgtattatttctttttttcatATTCGAAGAACGGCCAAGAAAATAGTCCAATTCTTAGCAAAATTTTCTTGTACCTCCCCTGCACCTTTTATCTGGGTGCCTGGGAGTTTTCCGTTGATCAACCTCAAAACGAAATACCTTACGTTCCAGTAATAAATTGTTACAAATTTCTCGTGAAAAAATGTGTATTACATCTGATTTTATGAAGGATATGCGTGTAACAAAGTggaattatttatgatttataaataaacaaacaaaaaagaTCTGAAAAAATAATTTACTGTTCCATTATTGCAATTCCATCATAATGAAGGTTCCACCAACCTGGGACCATATTGCatattaattcaataataatcctctaaatctcaataaaaataatgaaaaaatataagcaattatcaaagaaaaaaataagatgatTGTCATTATTATGAAAGAAAATGACTGGACCTGCACCATTAAGGGCACTTTAATCATCATTAGGTCTACTTAATCATGTGATTATCATCAATCATTGTAGTAGCAAAACATCACCATCCTTCattcaaacaaaaacaaaccCAAAACTCTTGGATTTCAGGTCCATTTACAAGACTGTTTGATGGAACTCTAAAAACATACCAAACCAACCAAACATTATTCTACAATCTTGACTCGATTCATCTGCGAATTCGAAATCGAGCCCCGATCGGACTAACAACAACACATCTAAAAATCGATGGAAACGGGATTAGTTTTATTGGATCCTAAGAAAGAGGGGTCATGAAGTACAATAAACATAGTCGGACTCCATACTTTCCAacccttcttcctcctccaacaTCATCTCCTTGTCGCGGCAATCGCTGCTGCAGAATGCTTTCTCGCCCCTGAAACATTTCAGACGTTAGAACATAATCGAAGAGGCCTACGGTAATATACATGGGAATAGAAAGAAGGGTATATAGTGAGGGAAATTGCTCCTCCTTAGCATCTGACTGAAATTCTTTGCAATTTCCATGATGAACTTATATTCGAAAATCCAAAGAGTTTGTTCCCTACGATTTTTTCGACTTTTGTTTAGACCATATAAACATAAAGTTCTTAAATTTGATTGTCCACTTAGATCAAAATGTAGGTACCACCATGATTCTCCATGCTATTTACAACAAGAACATAATCACTATCATACATGAATCAAATCGATTAAAATTTAACAGCATGAGATAACAATTCCATTGTTCTTTCAAGCTTGAGATGACATTGGCAAAACAATTATCAACTACACAATGCCAAGACATATACATGATTCATGATCATGAAACTTATCGAAAAGAAATCGAATTGAATTAGTAGAAATAACTGAAAGCACATAATGTGAGCTAACCTGTACATGTAAATATCTTTGCCTTGCCCAAGATTCCTCTTGCAATTGTAGCAAAAACTGAGGAAACTCTCAGAGGGGTAACTCATGGACCAATTCGACGAAAACCCGCTCCCTTTCCTCGAATCCGTAAACTTGACAACTCCACTGCAACTCTCAACAATGCAATCATCAAATATATGAGTTGTTTTAGGGTTCGGGCCGTGAGATATCACACATGTGTAGTCCTCTAAAAGCTCCATCTCAGTAGCAGATAAGCTACCAAAAGCACCGGGATTCAAAGAAGTGAAAGGCGACTTCTTGATGGGAGACGGGGAAAACCGGGGTGAAAATGAACCTACATGAGAATTCCGAGTCTTGATCCCGAAATCTCCGGGAGACATGGGTGAATCAGCAGGGGAGAAGACAGGGGGAAGCAAGGGAGGGACTTGGATCTTTAACTGGGAACCTATGAGAACCGTCCGGCTATCGAGTTTGGACACATTGGG comes from the Henckelia pumila isolate YLH828 chromosome 1, ASM3356847v2, whole genome shotgun sequence genome and includes:
- the LOC140874768 gene encoding FCS-Like Zinc finger 8, encoding MADYEPLQSPNNNYRHRISSIFSSPKLFTDFVSKGSSETEPIMSSPTSILDSKPFSALRNPFWSEAHTPKTPKSETKNLWEKLDSGKVGLGLIDVLIDEKSDPNVSKLDSRTVLIGSQLKIQVPPLLPPVFSPADSPMSPGDFGIKTRNSHVGSFSPRFSPSPIKKSPFTSLNPGAFGSLSATEMELLEDYTCVISHGPNPKTTHIFDDCIVESCSGVVKFTDSRKGSGFSSNWSMSYPSESFLSFCYNCKRNLGQGKDIYMYRGEKAFCSSDCRDKEMMLEEEEGLESMESDYVYCTS